ACAAAAGATCCACAGAACTCGAGGGTCATGATTTTCTCAATCTTCAAGGTTAGTGTCAGGTGCGAGATAATACATTTTGTTCAATATATATAATGATGCTTTTGATTTTATTTTCTAATTTTATTTACATGGATATAGTTTATAATTTGAAAAATAATTCCTGGATATAATGATGGAAACATACAGGGCGATAATAAATGCATTGGCAAACATCGGCAATTTAGTTAGAGCTACTGAGTTTATTGGTCAAAGTTCAGGTTTGAAGCTCATTTTCCTTTAAGTAAAACTTTAAACAGAGATAAATAATATTGTAAAGATGCAGTTGTTACGTGAAGTGATAGTTGGTGCCTTTTCAAACTAAATATTGGAAAAATGAAAGCTTTGCGTTTTAATTTGTTGAAGTCATTGAAGTTCATGTACTATCTGGGATCAGCTATGCCAATGTTGCATAGTCGGTTAGGGTACAGAATACATGATGCATTCACCAGGTTGTAGGGGAACATGTAAAATGATTGGGAAACAGAATTTATCCATGGAAAACCGGTCAACATATTGATACAATCACACAAACGTGTGTGAGTACATGGGTGGGATGGTTCTGTTGTTATCCCTGATAGGTTAAACTAGAATCTATCGGGTAGCTAATATTCATTATTAGCTCGATATCAACTATTGGCTCTTTCCTGAATAACTTAGGCGTTTAGGGTCCACTACTTACCTAACTTGTTATAAGAGCTCTGGTTGTAAGGGTTTCTGAGTTCAGAAGTTCCAGTCCTCCATCCAAGGGAAAAAAATGCAAAATAGTAAGATCTGGTCAATGTATAGACAGCAGCAATATTTCTAGTTGATGGGTGGGTTTGAGTGTAGTTATCCGTGCTTTTATCAGTAAGTCTAGACCATAATCATTGGTGTTTTGGTAGCTGATAGTTACTGTTAGCTTGACATACATTGTTGGTGTTCTCTAGCTTAAGTTTTTGCTGGGCTCCAGTTGTTTCATTTATCAGTGCGCTCTGATTGTATGGACTTCTGAGTTTAAGACCTTCAATACCCTTCCCCACATTTAATGCTGTGGAAGGCGACCTTTTTTATTCTTTATTTATTTTTATTTTTTCTTTAATACTCGGCATTTTTCTGCCCTGTGTACCTGCCAGCTATGGCTGCATTGCAAGGGAGGGTGTTAGCTCAATATACATTGCTGATTCCCTAATAGCTTAAGCTCTTGGGCTTCAATAGTTACTTAGAAATTATATTTGGTATGGTTTCTGTTTGTGAAATCTACTGACTATGTTATAACAGGGAAAATACTTAAAGGCCAGTCACAAATAGTTCACCAAGCTGTGTTGGAAGTACCTATGCTTCTTTTGCCTGCCTTTTCCAAGCACCTTGCTTCGGCTAACTCAAAATCTACCTCAGAAATTTTGTGCTGGTGGATACAGTGTTATTGTTGCCACATCAATTGGTGAAGATGGTTTGGATATCATGGATACAGTGTTATATGCTTCAATGCAAATGTTTCACCATTGAGGGTGATTCAACGGATGGGAAGAACCGGAAGGAAGCATGATGGATGAGTTGATATCCTTTTCTTGAGTAATGAATTTATGTAATCTGCATCAACGCATGTCTTCTTTGTTCTCCCACTCTCACCAAATTCGTATATATATTTTTCTTTATTCCCCTACATTCCCTGTTCAATGCATCATGTAATAAATCCTTGACAAGGGCTACTAGTTTTAGCCTGTGAAGGAGCGAGTTGAAATGTCAATCGGAGGCTAACAAATAGCAAGAATGTGAGCAAACACATGCGAAATGGGGGAACAAATAATTCTTGGGATTTTCATTCTAGCCCGAGGATGTTTGGATTTTCTAAGGAAGACTGCATCATTTTATTTAGTAACACTGTACTGTTACCTTTCAGACCTATTGATTGTCTCGTTTTTCTTGGGATTTTCCAAGAATCCAATATGTTGAGTTTTCAATTGAACAATTCGTTGGTCCTGGAAAGAAAGTCAAAGATGATACATCAATTCAGACACCTGTAACTATAGAGAAGTTAACTGTTGCTGTAACTATAGAGAAGTTAACTGTTGCTGTAACTAACTGTAGTAAACTCGAGATCGACTTTCAGGTGGAAACTGTTGATCATCTTTTTAAGAACTGTTCTTTTGCCTCCCAGGTTTGGAATCTAACGTCTCACTCTCATACGCCCTTACTATGGAATGGTGGTTTTATTAATTGGTTACAACTATCTATTTGACCATCCTGATATTACCTCTGACGTTATATCTCAGAATCATTTCATGTGTTCAGCAGACAGAAACTAATGGCCTGCATCAGTTTCAGATCTTACTAAGGGCCTAATATCCATATTATGCTGTCAATTATCACTGGAGCCCTGGAGGCATAGCTTTGGCAATCACATTAGTCATTCAAGGAAGGCAATTGCCACTCTTTCATTCAAGTCTTTGAATGAGTCCCTCCATCAGTTCAAAGATTTCACCTATACCATATCCATCCGAGAACTGTAAATGAGTGTTACATCCAGTTCCCATATATGAGACCTCAGAATGCTTTCATAATCACTAGAGTGGTGAAAAACATGCTTGCAGGATGCTCTCATAATCACCTGAGTGGTGAAATTTCAAGAATGGCAACATGCTTGCAGAATGCTTTCACAATCACTGGAGTGAGAACAATCATTTTATCATAAACCGACAAGGCAACAAGGCAAAAATTTCAGCAGTCACCCCAACACTACTGCATGATTGATTGGTTGTTGGAACCTCAAGATGGGCAAAAAATCAGTGTGGCAAAATTCTGCAATTTCAACATACCATAGGCTTTTAAAAATCACACTAGTCCGTATACCATAGGCTTTTAAAGTTTCTAAAATAAAAGTTAACTACCCAACATCAAAACCACCAGATAGCAATTTCAGGATACATGTTATTTTTGATTGCGACTTTAATAACTCATCTTCTCCTCAGATTCATGTTCTTTAGGTTAATTATAGAGCACTTACTCTCCAAATTGAACGGCTGTGGCAGAAGCTGATCAACTGAGCTAAATCATGCAACTTAAATTGGCACCACATGTAAGTGAATGAAAACAGAACAAGTTTCACTTGTATCAAAAAACTGAATATCATGGCATCATATTTTCAATGCACCACCAGCCAAAACAATTTTTGAATAGCGAGACGAGTTTCTTAGCCACCGGTGACCGGCTCAATGAGCACCTTTGGGCGATGGTTTCTCGATCCTCTCTCTGACTTTAGATAGCCACACTGACTATCTACGCAATTATGAGAGAGTTATTTTATTAGGGTACTCAAGGTTATCTTGATTCTCAATTGACATGAGGACAACCACGAGCCCTCAGATTTAGAAGTTGACATGTACATGTCCCCTGAAGTCTGCGTCTCCCCCTGATTCTCGAAATCATGGGAGATCTGAGAGCTTGATCAAACCAATGCTCTTCACATGCTTCTCAAATGCAAGAGATTTGTTTACCAAATCTGCGACATTGTCCTCGGATCATTCGAAACTGAATTGCTCAGGTATCTTCAGAGGTTGAGACATCTGATGATGAAGAAGATGAAACATACTACCATTAAAATGATAGTTTCTAGTGTCTGATGATTCTGATCCTATTAGCAATCCCATTAGCAAACATACTACCATTCTATGATTCTGATCCTATTAGCAAACCCCCTAGCATCACACTTACAGCATCAGAGAAGCCATGTTTTTGAAGAAATTCTTTAGCTCTAGAGAAAGGAACTCTAGGTTCAGATACAATTAAAACATCAAACTCATATAGAGGAACAAAATGAGAAATAGCAGTTCTAAACTTCTTTCCCCAGAACCACGCACATTCCAACATAACACTAAACATTTGAAGTTGTAGACAAGGTAGGGACTGATCCCATTCATTTTCAGAAATCATACCTTCCACAACATGGGAAGGCACCTTTTTGACTTGTACCAAAAAACTGTTTTCAGCCAAAGATCATATCAACAAAATTTCAAGCCGCATTAGAAATAGTATCCTCCATATTAAACTCTCCCCACACAACTTTCCCTTCAAAAGGACAATGGCTTGCACTGCAAGCACACACAGACTTTACACAATATTCTCCTGACAAATACCAGTACAATTAACCCTTCCCAATAAAACTAATATCAGAATTAGTTGAGACTTTATTCTTAGAATTAGTTGAGATTATTAGTAGCGGTGGGGTGTGATGGATGATAACAAAAGGCTGTGATAGATGATAACAACACCACTNNNNNNNNNNNNNNNNNNNNNNNNNNNNNNNNNNNNNNNNNNNNNNNNNNNNNNNNNNNNNNNNNNNNNNNNNNNNNNNNNNNNNNNNNNNNNNNNNNNNNNNNNNNNNNNNNNNNNNNNNNNNNNNNNNNNNNNNNNNNNNNNNNNNNNNNNNNNNNNNNNNNNNNNNNNNNNNNNNNNNNNNNNNNNNNNNNNNNNNNNNNNNNNNNNNNNNNNNNNNNNNNNNNNNNNNNNNNNNNNNNNNNNNNNNNNNNNNNNNNNNNNNNNNNNNNNNNNNNNNNNNNNNNNNNNNNNNNNNNNNNN
Above is a window of Fragaria vesca subsp. vesca linkage group LG7, FraVesHawaii_1.0, whole genome shotgun sequence DNA encoding:
- the LOC101310453 gene encoding uncharacterized protein LOC101310453 isoform 1: MYNYFRWFPDETKDPQNSRVMIFSIFKVSVRAIINALANIGNLVRATEFIGQSSGKILKGQSQIVHQAVLEVPMLLLPAFSKHLASANSKSTSEILCWWIQCYCCHINW